The Corynebacterium vitaeruminis DSM 20294 genome window below encodes:
- a CDS encoding IS1634 family transposase, translating into MSPYVRTVKTASGATAVQVVFGEHAGKKTLRHVGSAHDEHELSLLKAQAQRIIDGDQLVLDLPLGGLGTALGGSGSKDNPLPVTGQKAGYLLDCIDACYQRLGLDVATGDDQVFLDLVRARIIQPGSKLDSIETLAEVGVASASYKTIQRRLPGYATDDFREILSQCLARHAGVGRGSFILYDVTTLYFETDTPDDLRKSGYSKERRVEPQILVGLLADQTGFPLHIGAFEGNKAETHTMLPMIRAFQQAYNLNEVTVVADAGMFSAGNKQAIIDAGLDYILSTKVPNVPEVIASWVRQHPGLEYTHGQIWSQPSFSDGRQSGTPNSVTHYHYSFDRARRTVRGIDEQLAKAKRAVNGEVAIKRNRYVDLKAPNKQVNFTLAAKHRQLAGIKGYETTLTSMSASDVLGMYRRLLNIERSFRMAKSDLQARPIYARKHDSINAHLNIVMAALAISKMMENATGETIKRLVRTLKKYRSFELTVAGRAIHAATPLPADTQAIVTKILQP; encoded by the coding sequence ATGAGTCCCTATGTCCGTACTGTGAAGACTGCTTCTGGGGCTACCGCTGTGCAAGTTGTTTTTGGTGAGCATGCGGGCAAAAAGACGCTGCGGCATGTCGGATCAGCTCACGATGAGCATGAATTGTCGTTGTTAAAGGCTCAAGCGCAGCGCATCATCGACGGGGACCAGCTGGTCTTAGATCTCCCCTTAGGGGGCTTGGGCACAGCCCTAGGCGGATCCGGTTCGAAGGACAATCCACTCCCGGTGACGGGGCAGAAGGCCGGGTATCTACTTGACTGTATTGACGCGTGTTACCAGCGGCTTGGTTTGGATGTTGCAACCGGTGACGATCAGGTGTTTTTGGATCTAGTCAGGGCTCGGATTATCCAACCCGGATCGAAATTGGACTCGATTGAAACTCTTGCGGAAGTAGGTGTTGCGTCGGCAAGCTACAAAACGATCCAACGCCGACTACCCGGGTACGCGACGGATGATTTCCGGGAAATCCTGTCCCAGTGCTTGGCTCGTCACGCAGGTGTTGGTCGGGGAAGTTTCATTCTCTACGATGTCACGACCTTGTATTTCGAAACTGACACCCCGGATGATCTTCGCAAATCTGGGTACTCCAAAGAACGGCGAGTCGAACCCCAAATCTTGGTCGGGTTGCTCGCCGACCAAACCGGTTTTCCACTGCATATTGGGGCGTTCGAAGGCAACAAAGCAGAAACGCACACGATGCTGCCGATGATTCGAGCTTTCCAGCAGGCCTACAACTTAAACGAGGTCACTGTCGTCGCTGATGCGGGCATGTTTTCTGCTGGTAACAAGCAAGCGATTATCGATGCTGGTCTGGACTATATTTTGTCCACCAAAGTGCCCAACGTGCCTGAGGTTATTGCCTCCTGGGTACGTCAACATCCCGGACTGGAGTACACCCACGGGCAGATCTGGTCACAGCCGTCGTTTTCCGACGGACGTCAAAGCGGTACCCCGAACTCGGTGACGCATTATCACTACTCGTTTGATCGAGCTAGGCGAACCGTCCGTGGGATCGACGAGCAGCTCGCCAAAGCCAAGCGTGCTGTCAACGGTGAGGTAGCCATCAAACGCAATCGCTACGTTGATTTGAAAGCCCCGAACAAACAAGTCAACTTCACACTCGCTGCCAAACACCGGCAGCTAGCAGGAATCAAAGGATACGAAACCACCCTGACCAGCATGTCTGCTTCTGATGTGTTGGGGATGTACCGTCGACTGCTCAACATTGAGCGGTCGTTTCGGATGGCAAAATCAGACCTCCAGGCCAGGCCGATATACGCGCGCAAGCACGACTCCATCAACGCTCACCTCAACATCGTGATGGCTGCACTCGCGATCAGCAAAATGATGGAAAACGCCACAGGGGAAACCATCAAACGACTCGTGAGAACCTTGAAAAAGTACCGGAGTTTCGAACTCACCGTCGCCGGCCGCGCCATCCACGCCGCGACACCGCTACCCGCTGACACCCAAGCCATCGTCACCAAAATCCTCCAACCCTAA
- the zomB gene encoding flagellar motor control protein ZomB, producing the protein MSKARNLNFVTALLSAVTVAVLTFIGGWQRRWMSDDGLIVLRTVRNLLAGNGPVFNAGERVEANTSTVWQYVIYAVARLSDAKLEYIAMWCALIFTTAALLIAAWATSRLYKGAGALFLPLGGLMYISLPPARDFATSGLEWGLCLLWIAVQWLLLVRWAQSAPTAAEGGEARGRDGSLYLLALWSGLSWLVRPELAMYGGLAILLLLATAGSWRKALVVLAWALPLPGGYEFFRMGYYGLLVPQTAVAKSASGSEWGVGWEYVQNFAEPYALYLGLAIAAAAGALALLHVRSSAADSPAKRRQATTKERFFALRRPASAVILMLICGVLHVVYVIKVGGDFMHGRMLLLPLFTLLLPVSVVKVYDLGGCMTLAHWGSLALFAGGVWWSIAAVLGGHPYQIPPTGSTEPLGVVDEREFWTQYAKRDTPPLVASDFLTIPLMNDWEEKMEESRQQNAGQMTSILATQDPISYSWVPVWHTSEATDLAQMPMTVVLLNLGMTSMNAPLDVRVVDNVGLANPLAARQPRIEDGRIGHDKFLPMEWQAADSADDLNLLPPFIDKNEAQLARWVLYTKDFRELFESYRAPLTPGRFVANLKFALTTGRTLELSDDPWDYYDQLPVNPVLPIYWQHEIKLDAPR; encoded by the coding sequence ATGAGTAAAGCGCGCAACCTCAACTTTGTCACTGCCCTCCTTTCCGCGGTGACGGTTGCTGTACTGACGTTCATCGGCGGCTGGCAGCGCCGCTGGATGAGCGACGACGGGCTCATCGTCTTGCGCACTGTCCGGAACCTGCTCGCGGGCAACGGCCCCGTCTTCAACGCCGGCGAGCGCGTCGAGGCCAACACCTCCACCGTGTGGCAGTACGTCATCTACGCGGTGGCCCGCCTGAGCGATGCCAAGCTCGAGTACATCGCCATGTGGTGCGCGCTCATCTTCACCACCGCCGCCCTACTCATCGCGGCGTGGGCCACCTCGCGCCTGTACAAGGGCGCGGGCGCCCTCTTCCTCCCGCTCGGCGGGCTCATGTACATCTCGCTCCCGCCCGCGCGCGACTTCGCCACCTCCGGACTCGAGTGGGGCCTGTGCCTGCTGTGGATCGCGGTGCAGTGGCTGCTGCTCGTCCGCTGGGCGCAGTCGGCTCCCACCGCCGCGGAAGGCGGCGAGGCCCGCGGGCGCGATGGGAGCCTCTATCTCCTCGCCCTGTGGTCGGGCCTGTCTTGGCTCGTGCGCCCGGAGCTGGCCATGTACGGCGGGCTTGCGATCCTGTTGCTGCTGGCCACCGCGGGTTCCTGGCGCAAGGCGCTGGTGGTGCTCGCGTGGGCCCTGCCGCTTCCCGGCGGCTACGAGTTCTTCCGCATGGGCTACTACGGGCTGCTCGTGCCGCAGACCGCGGTGGCGAAGTCCGCGTCCGGCTCCGAGTGGGGTGTGGGCTGGGAGTACGTGCAGAACTTCGCCGAGCCCTACGCGCTCTACCTGGGCCTGGCGATTGCGGCGGCCGCCGGTGCGCTCGCGCTGCTCCACGTCCGTTCTTCGGCAGCGGACTCGCCAGCGAAGCGTCGACAAGCAACTACTAAGGAGCGCTTTTTCGCTTTGCGACGCCCTGCCAGCGCCGTCATTCTCATGCTGATCTGCGGTGTCTTGCACGTGGTCTACGTGATCAAGGTCGGCGGCGACTTCATGCACGGGCGCATGCTCTTGCTCCCGCTGTTCACGCTGCTGCTGCCGGTGTCGGTGGTGAAGGTCTACGACCTGGGCGGGTGCATGACGCTCGCGCACTGGGGCTCGCTCGCGCTGTTTGCGGGCGGGGTGTGGTGGTCGATCGCCGCCGTTCTCGGCGGGCACCCGTACCAGATCCCGCCGACGGGCTCGACCGAGCCGCTGGGCGTGGTCGACGAGCGCGAGTTCTGGACGCAGTACGCCAAGCGCGACACCCCGCCGCTGGTGGCCTCCGACTTCCTCACCATCCCGCTCATGAACGACTGGGAGGAGAAGATGGAGGAAAGCCGTCAGCAGAACGCGGGACAGATGACGTCCATCCTCGCCACGCAGGACCCCATCTCCTATTCGTGGGTGCCGGTGTGGCACACGAGCGAGGCCACCGACCTGGCGCAGATGCCGATGACCGTCGTGCTGCTCAACCTCGGCATGACGAGCATGAACGCGCCGCTGGACGTCCGCGTCGTGGACAACGTGGGCTTGGCCAACCCGCTCGCCGCGCGCCAGCCGCGCATCGAGGATGGGCGCATCGGCCACGACAAGTTCCTGCCCATGGAGTGGCAGGCCGCCGACTCGGCCGACGACCTCAATCTGCTGCCGCCGTTCATCGACAAGAACGAGGCGCAGCTGGCGCGCTGGGTGCTCTACACGAAGGACTTCCGCGAGCTGTTTGAGTCCTATCGTGCCCCGCTGACGCCCGGAAGATTCGTGGCAAACCTTAAATTTGCGCTCACGACCGGCCGCACGCTCGAGCTCAGCGACGATCCGTGGGACTACTACGACCAGCTGCCGGTCAACCCGGTATTGCCGATTTACTGGCAGCACGAAATCAAGCTAGACGCCCCGCGTTAG
- a CDS encoding cutinase family protein: MKKFLTVIATILVLVLILTGIGRWVSSRSGSSGGSGTEQSAAQSPAQPDWCPSVEVVAAPGTWESKADDDPVNPTANPNSYMLTITRPLQQAYSADQVKVWTLPYTAQFRNINSMAEMTYDDSRTEGTNTLNAELTATHAECPLTDFILTGFSQGAVIAGDVANQIGTGTGVIPAERVRGVALVADGRRQAGVGQNVGNLVAGVGAEIALQPLDLVVQAVVPGATMRGARSSGFGTLNDKVFELCAPDDSICDAPQDVGNAIARAQQLVQPNVAHSLYATNPNVVPGSTASDWIVGWAEGLINS, translated from the coding sequence ATGAAAAAATTCCTCACGGTCATCGCGACCATCCTCGTGCTGGTGTTGATCCTCACGGGGATCGGTCGGTGGGTCAGTTCGCGCAGCGGCTCCTCTGGGGGCTCGGGCACGGAGCAGAGCGCGGCGCAGTCGCCCGCGCAGCCTGACTGGTGCCCCAGCGTGGAGGTCGTGGCGGCACCGGGAACGTGGGAGTCGAAGGCGGATGACGATCCGGTCAATCCGACCGCGAACCCCAACTCCTACATGCTCACGATCACGCGCCCGCTGCAGCAGGCCTACTCCGCTGACCAGGTGAAGGTGTGGACGCTGCCGTACACGGCTCAGTTCCGCAACATCAACTCGATGGCCGAGATGACCTACGACGACTCGCGCACCGAGGGAACCAACACCCTCAACGCCGAGCTCACCGCCACGCATGCGGAGTGCCCGCTGACGGACTTCATCCTCACGGGATTCTCGCAGGGCGCCGTGATCGCTGGTGACGTGGCCAATCAGATCGGAACGGGGACGGGAGTCATCCCGGCCGAACGCGTGAGGGGTGTCGCCCTCGTCGCAGACGGCCGCCGACAGGCTGGTGTGGGCCAGAATGTCGGCAACCTCGTCGCCGGTGTCGGCGCGGAGATCGCACTTCAGCCGCTCGACCTCGTCGTTCAGGCGGTCGTGCCGGGCGCGACCATGCGTGGCGCGCGCAGCAGCGGCTTCGGCACGCTCAACGACAAGGTCTTCGAGCTGTGCGCGCCGGACGATTCCATCTGCGACGCGCCGCAGGACGTGGGCAACGCGATCGCCCGCGCGCAGCAGCTGGTGCAGCCGAACGTGGCGCACTCGCTCTACGCGACCAACCCCAACGTCGTCCCCGGCTCGACCGCCTCGGACTGGATCGTTGGCTGGGCCGAGGGGCTCATCAACTCCTAG
- a CDS encoding FadD32-like long-chain-fatty-acid--AMP ligase: MDLHAVMSQFFDEKGNITLKPELTLAGLCEVLYQADAMQGGADRHTLRFWDFSESREGTPVDFTRQQVNTRIKSVAARLQQVGTIGDRAVILANNSPEYLYSFLGTLYAGMVPIPLYDPNEPGHADHLKAVIGDSNPKVVLTNSRSAGSVRKFFADVPSRERPRILSVDSLPDSLAASFVNPLTTEAAQVMLAKSQSMPVDLPAFLQYTSGSTRIPAGVILTNRSIVTNVLQIFTAVQLKTPLRLVSWLPLHHDMGIILAAFITIIGLEFEMMAPRDFIQQPSRWIDQLNRRETDVNTYTVVPNFALELAARYAVPAEGETLDLSAIEGLIVGSEPVTEKAVEGFLEVFSKYGLRTEAVRPSYGLAEASLLVTTPQTPNRPLISHFDREELAAGRAVIVEKGPNTVAIASCGQVVRPQQLVIVDPETKQELPDGQIGELWTHGENTAAGYLDRPEDTAETFRNTLAGRLPENSRAEGAPDDDRWMASGDLAVIIDDEVYITGRLKDLIIIAGRNHYPQDIEFTVDHASAQVRPACVAAFAVEGDDVEKLIILAERDLDKDPSGDAAAVEAIRAAVSEAHGVVPSDIRIMNPDEIARSSSGKIARRVAKKRYLEQ, from the coding sequence ATGGATTTACATGCGGTCATGAGCCAATTCTTTGACGAGAAGGGGAACATCACCCTCAAGCCGGAGCTGACTCTCGCAGGGCTGTGTGAGGTCCTCTACCAGGCAGACGCCATGCAGGGCGGCGCGGACCGCCACACCCTGCGCTTCTGGGACTTCTCCGAGTCCCGCGAGGGCACCCCGGTCGACTTCACCCGCCAGCAGGTCAACACCCGCATCAAATCCGTGGCGGCCCGCCTGCAGCAGGTCGGCACCATCGGCGACCGCGCGGTGATCCTGGCCAACAACTCCCCGGAGTACCTGTACAGCTTCCTGGGCACCCTGTACGCGGGCATGGTCCCGATCCCGCTGTACGACCCGAACGAGCCCGGCCACGCCGACCACCTGAAGGCCGTCATCGGCGACTCCAACCCGAAGGTCGTGCTCACCAACTCCCGCTCCGCGGGCTCGGTGCGCAAGTTCTTCGCCGACGTCCCCTCCCGCGAGCGCCCGCGCATCCTGTCCGTGGACTCGTTGCCGGACTCGCTGGCGGCGAGCTTCGTCAACCCGCTGACCACCGAGGCAGCCCAGGTCATGCTGGCCAAGTCCCAGTCCATGCCGGTGGACCTGCCCGCGTTCCTGCAGTACACCTCCGGTTCCACCCGCATCCCGGCGGGTGTCATCCTGACCAACCGCTCGATCGTCACCAACGTCCTGCAGATCTTCACCGCGGTTCAGCTCAAGACCCCCCTGCGCCTGGTCTCCTGGCTGCCGCTGCACCACGACATGGGCATCATCCTGGCCGCCTTCATCACGATCATCGGCCTCGAGTTCGAGATGATGGCCCCGCGCGACTTCATCCAGCAGCCCTCCCGCTGGATCGACCAGCTCAACCGCCGCGAGACCGACGTGAACACCTACACCGTGGTGCCCAACTTCGCGCTCGAGCTCGCCGCCCGCTACGCCGTCCCGGCCGAGGGCGAGACCCTCGACCTGAGCGCCATCGAGGGCCTCATCGTCGGCTCCGAGCCGGTTACCGAGAAGGCAGTCGAGGGCTTCCTCGAGGTGTTCTCCAAGTACGGCCTGCGTACCGAGGCGGTCCGCCCGTCCTACGGTCTGGCCGAGGCCTCCCTGCTGGTGACCACCCCGCAGACCCCGAACCGCCCGCTGATCTCCCACTTCGACCGCGAGGAGCTGGCCGCCGGCCGCGCCGTCATCGTGGAGAAGGGCCCGAACACCGTGGCCATTGCCTCCTGCGGCCAGGTCGTGCGCCCGCAGCAGCTGGTCATCGTCGACCCGGAGACCAAGCAGGAGCTTCCCGACGGCCAGATCGGCGAGCTGTGGACCCACGGCGAGAACACCGCCGCGGGCTACCTCGACCGCCCGGAGGACACCGCGGAGACCTTCCGCAACACCCTGGCTGGCCGCCTGCCGGAGAACTCCCGCGCCGAGGGCGCCCCAGACGACGACCGCTGGATGGCCTCCGGCGACCTCGCCGTCATCATCGACGACGAGGTCTACATCACCGGCCGCCTGAAGGACCTCATCATCATTGCTGGCCGCAACCACTACCCGCAGGACATCGAGTTCACCGTCGATCACGCCTCCGCGCAGGTCCGCCCGGCGTGCGTGGCCGCCTTCGCCGTCGAGGGTGACGACGTGGAGAAGCTCATCATTCTCGCCGAGCGCGACCTGGACAAGGATCCCTCGGGCGACGCCGCCGCCGTCGAGGCCATCCGCGCCGCGGTCTCCGAGGCCCACGGCGTGGTGCCGAGCGACATCCGGATCATGAACCCCGACGAGATCGCGCGTTCCTCCTCCGGCAAGATCGCCCGCCGCGTGGCCAAGAAGCGCTACCTGGAGCAGTAA
- a CDS encoding DUF732 domain-containing protein: MRLNLQSASRRRRQAAAAGVLLAASSLLAACGGATVSNEPSSIAPLTRSATASASSSTSASSQASSSSQSGSASASAQSSEPNLDQGQQISAIPQASDNRTDKEKAYLDKLTADGINIAGVEDQMLGAAGVVCQGQNDQLTPATIQAIAGQLIQQGRSTAAFDQVVSTIESAAKSAYC, translated from the coding sequence ATGCGTCTTAACCTTCAGAGTGCAAGCCGAAGGCGTCGACAAGCGGCAGCAGCGGGAGTGCTTCTTGCAGCCTCCTCCCTGCTGGCTGCCTGCGGCGGGGCCACGGTGTCGAACGAGCCTTCCTCGATCGCGCCGTTGACCCGCTCCGCGACCGCGTCGGCGAGCTCGAGCACCTCGGCCAGCTCCCAGGCCTCGTCGAGCTCGCAGTCGGGTTCCGCGAGCGCGTCTGCGCAGTCCAGCGAGCCGAACCTCGATCAGGGGCAGCAGATCTCCGCGATCCCGCAGGCCTCCGACAACCGCACGGACAAGGAGAAGGCGTACCTGGACAAGCTGACCGCCGACGGCATCAACATCGCGGGCGTCGAGGACCAGATGCTCGGTGCCGCGGGAGTCGTGTGCCAGGGCCAGAATGATCAGTTGACGCCCGCCACCATTCAGGCGATCGCCGGCCAGCTCATCCAGCAGGGGCGTAGCACCGCGGCCTTCGATCAGGTCGTTTCCACGATTGAATCCGCGGCGAAAAGCGCGTACTGCTAG
- a CDS encoding decaprenyl-phosphate phosphoribosyltransferase — translation MAEQNGIIDSEPHTSGLDEVDTKHHPPKNLLDGMIKALRPKQWVKNVLVLAAPMSAGADALFDTRTLIDVVIAFVVFCLAASSIYLINDARDVEADRAHPTKRFRPIAAGVLPVNMAYAMAIVLIIAAIGVSLLASSFGLAIVISVYIVLQLGYCFGWKHQPVIDIALVSSGFMLRAMGGGVAAGIEFSQWFLLVAAFGSLFMASGKRYAELLLAEKSGAKIRKSLEGYTATYLRFVWTLSASAVVISYSLWGFEMASSASGSASVWYQVSMVPFTVAILRYAMDIDRGNGGAPDELALSDRALQVLALAWVACIGMAVYVIPAL, via the coding sequence ATGGCCGAGCAAAACGGCATCATTGATTCCGAGCCGCACACCAGCGGCCTGGATGAGGTAGACACGAAGCACCATCCGCCGAAGAACCTCCTCGACGGCATGATCAAGGCGCTGCGCCCGAAGCAGTGGGTCAAGAACGTCCTCGTCTTGGCGGCCCCGATGTCGGCTGGCGCGGACGCGCTGTTCGACACCCGCACGCTCATCGACGTGGTCATCGCCTTCGTGGTCTTCTGTCTCGCGGCGTCGTCCATCTACCTTATTAATGACGCCCGCGACGTCGAGGCCGACCGCGCGCACCCGACCAAGCGCTTCCGCCCCATCGCGGCGGGCGTGCTGCCGGTGAACATGGCCTACGCCATGGCGATCGTGCTCATCATCGCAGCCATCGGCGTCAGCCTCTTGGCCAGCTCCTTCGGTCTGGCCATCGTCATCTCCGTCTATATCGTCCTGCAGCTGGGCTACTGCTTCGGCTGGAAGCACCAGCCGGTGATCGACATCGCCCTGGTCAGCTCCGGCTTCATGCTGCGCGCGATGGGCGGCGGCGTGGCGGCGGGCATCGAGTTCTCGCAGTGGTTCCTCTTGGTCGCCGCCTTCGGCTCGCTGTTCATGGCCTCCGGCAAGCGCTACGCGGAGCTGCTGCTCGCGGAGAAGTCCGGCGCCAAGATCCGCAAGTCGCTCGAGGGCTACACCGCCACCTACCTGCGGTTCGTGTGGACGCTGTCTGCCTCGGCCGTGGTCATCTCCTACTCCCTGTGGGGCTTTGAGATGGCAAGCAGCGCCAGCGGCTCCGCGTCGGTGTGGTACCAGGTGTCCATGGTGCCGTTCACCGTGGCCATCCTGCGCTACGCGATGGACATCGACCGCGGCAACGGCGGCGCCCCCGACGAGCTCGCGCTGTCCGACCGCGCGCTGCAGGTCCTCGCGCTCGCGTGGGTGGCCTGCATCGGCATGGCCGTCTACGTCATCCCGGCGCTCTAG
- a CDS encoding alpha/beta hydrolase-fold protein encodes MRDTASRMKKRGSLWIAAITVPTSLALGAAIMPAVASAQSSSLQGIIAGSTDYLDNPGTKRTPLSTEHPVVQGLPDGVSVDRVEWLTNRRIAIYIKSAAMPGDPIQVQVLLARDWASNPSRTFPSVWMLDGLRAQDDENGWTINTNIEQFYADKNVNVILPVGGESSFYSDWQKEDNGKHYMWESFLMNEMIPVLREGFRTNDDRAVIGLSMGGTAAINLAERHPSQFKFVGSYSGYLDTTSPGMPNAIQAAQADAGGYDATAMWGALGSQDWIDHDPKTGVKNLEGVSVYVSAGSGQDDYGQPGSVATGPANYAGVGLEVISRMTTQTFVDVANRAGVPVTSVFRPTGVHNWPYWQFEMAQSWSQTADALGLSEDDRGADCLPVGDIATLATAQSEILGTCVNNEYDVTGGKAEDFVGGRVMWSQATGAHTVYGRIGAKYAEMGSETSWLGYPTSEERGLVNGGRFVAFEHGNIYWTPTLGAVAVPADIVDAWGELSWENGSLGYPVAEAVAINGGLVQQFQGGYVARTADNKDYWVRGEIAKKYGELGTANSALGYPVGNEVLINGGAYQAFENGNIYWSASTGAHVIYKGQVFDAWGAKGYEQGEYGYPTSDQSDANGSINFQHGTISVVAGQVKEEKK; translated from the coding sequence ATGCGCGACACCGCATCCCGAATGAAGAAGCGTGGTTCCCTCTGGATCGCCGCGATCACCGTGCCCACCTCCCTCGCCCTCGGCGCGGCCATCATGCCGGCCGTCGCTAGCGCGCAGAGCTCCTCTCTGCAGGGCATCATCGCCGGGTCGACCGACTACCTCGACAACCCCGGTACCAAGCGCACCCCGCTGTCTACCGAGCACCCCGTCGTTCAGGGTTTGCCGGACGGTGTGAGCGTCGACCGCGTCGAGTGGCTGACCAACCGCCGCATCGCCATCTACATCAAGTCCGCCGCGATGCCCGGCGACCCGATCCAGGTTCAGGTCCTGCTCGCCCGCGACTGGGCCAGCAACCCGTCCCGCACCTTCCCGTCCGTGTGGATGCTCGACGGCCTGCGCGCGCAGGACGACGAGAACGGCTGGACCATCAACACCAACATCGAGCAGTTCTACGCCGACAAGAACGTCAACGTGATCCTGCCCGTCGGCGGCGAGTCCTCCTTCTACTCCGACTGGCAGAAGGAAGACAACGGCAAGCACTACATGTGGGAATCCTTCCTCATGAACGAGATGATCCCGGTCCTGCGCGAGGGCTTCCGCACCAACGACGACCGCGCCGTCATCGGCTTGTCCATGGGCGGTACCGCCGCCATCAACCTGGCCGAGCGCCACCCGAGCCAGTTCAAGTTCGTCGGTTCCTACTCCGGCTACCTCGACACCACCTCGCCCGGCATGCCGAACGCCATCCAGGCCGCCCAGGCCGACGCTGGTGGATACGACGCCACCGCCATGTGGGGCGCGCTCGGCTCCCAGGACTGGATCGACCACGACCCGAAGACCGGCGTGAAGAACCTCGAGGGCGTGTCCGTCTACGTCTCCGCTGGCTCCGGCCAGGACGACTACGGCCAGCCCGGCTCGGTCGCCACCGGCCCGGCCAACTACGCGGGCGTGGGCCTCGAGGTCATCTCGCGCATGACCACCCAGACCTTCGTCGACGTGGCCAACCGCGCTGGCGTCCCGGTGACCTCCGTGTTCCGCCCGACCGGTGTGCACAACTGGCCGTACTGGCAGTTCGAGATGGCACAGTCCTGGTCGCAGACCGCCGACGCACTCGGCCTGTCCGAGGACGACCGCGGCGCGGACTGCCTGCCGGTCGGCGACATCGCCACCCTGGCCACCGCGCAGTCCGAGATCCTCGGTACCTGCGTGAACAACGAGTACGACGTCACCGGCGGCAAGGCAGAGGACTTCGTCGGCGGCCGCGTCATGTGGTCGCAGGCCACCGGCGCGCACACCGTCTACGGCCGCATCGGCGCCAAGTACGCCGAGATGGGCAGCGAGACCTCTTGGCTCGGCTACCCGACCTCCGAGGAGCGTGGCCTTGTCAACGGCGGCCGCTTCGTTGCCTTCGAGCACGGCAACATCTACTGGACCCCCACCCTCGGCGCCGTGGCCGTCCCGGCCGACATCGTCGACGCCTGGGGCGAGCTGAGCTGGGAGAACGGCTCCCTGGGCTACCCGGTCGCCGAGGCCGTTGCCATCAACGGCGGCCTGGTGCAGCAGTTCCAGGGCGGCTACGTCGCGCGCACCGCAGACAACAAGGACTACTGGGTCCGCGGCGAGATCGCCAAGAAGTACGGCGAGCTGGGCACCGCGAACTCCGCGCTCGGCTACCCGGTCGGCAACGAGGTGCTCATAAACGGCGGCGCCTACCAGGCCTTCGAGAACGGCAACATCTACTGGTCCGCCTCCACCGGCGCACACGTCATCTACAAGGGCCAGGTCTTCGACGCCTGGGGCGCGAAGGGCTACGAGCAGGGCGAGTACGGCTACCCGACCTCCGACCAGAGCGATGCTAACGGCAGCATCAACTTCCAGCACGGAACCATCAGCGTCGTGGCAGGCCAGGTCAAGGAAGAGAAGAAGTAA
- a CDS encoding alpha/beta hydrolase, protein MSFVARLRNASKKVAASITAVAAAASLMVVGAGSASALGAGCVDDAVGYGVQRCEVWSPSMGQNITVQIKPAARGGNAAFYLLDGMRATNEASAWTKDVNAPAVYDGSNITLVMPVGGAASFYSDWIAPATYSSDSVNYKWETFLTSELPAYLQANFGIDPTNNSIAGLSMGGTAALNLAARHPEQFKQAMSWSGYLNMTMPGMQTLLRLAMLDVGGFNINAMYGTIISPDRFANDPFWNMDGLRGKDVYISAGNGLAAPADFAAYNLGDVINGAVLESFSRFTTVQWELKARVSGINPTVDYPITGLHNWLQWGYQLNKTHDQVLNVMNAW, encoded by the coding sequence ATGAGTTTTGTGGCCCGACTCAGGAACGCAAGCAAGAAAGTAGCTGCATCCATCACCGCTGTGGCTGCCGCAGCATCCCTCATGGTCGTGGGGGCGGGTTCGGCATCGGCGCTCGGCGCCGGCTGTGTCGATGACGCCGTCGGCTACGGCGTTCAGCGTTGTGAGGTGTGGTCGCCGTCCATGGGTCAGAACATCACCGTTCAGATCAAGCCCGCCGCACGCGGCGGCAACGCGGCCTTCTACCTGCTCGACGGCATGCGCGCCACCAACGAGGCCAGCGCGTGGACCAAGGACGTCAACGCCCCGGCCGTCTACGACGGAAGCAACATCACCCTGGTTATGCCGGTGGGCGGCGCGGCCTCCTTCTACTCCGACTGGATTGCGCCCGCGACCTACTCCTCGGACTCGGTCAACTACAAGTGGGAGACCTTCCTGACCTCCGAGCTGCCCGCGTACCTGCAGGCAAACTTCGGTATTGACCCGACCAACAACTCCATCGCTGGCCTGTCCATGGGCGGCACCGCCGCACTGAACCTGGCCGCCCGCCACCCGGAGCAGTTCAAGCAGGCCATGTCGTGGTCCGGCTACCTCAACATGACCATGCCGGGCATGCAGACCCTGCTGCGTCTGGCCATGCTTGACGTCGGCGGCTTCAACATCAACGCGATGTACGGCACCATCATCAGCCCGGACCGCTTCGCCAACGACCCGTTCTGGAACATGGACGGCCTGCGCGGCAAGGATGTCTACATCTCCGCCGGTAACGGCCTGGCCGCCCCGGCCGACTTCGCCGCCTACAACCTGGGCGACGTCATCAACGGTGCAGTCCTCGAGTCCTTCTCCCGCTTCACCACCGTCCAGTGGGAGCTGAAGGCGCGCGTGTCCGGCATCAACCCGACCGTCGACTACCCGATCACCGGCCTGCACAACTGGCTGCAGTGGGGCTACCAGCTCAACAAGACCCACGATCAGGTCCTCAACGTGATGAACGCGTGGTAA